One Mercurialis annua linkage group LG3, ddMerAnnu1.2, whole genome shotgun sequence DNA window includes the following coding sequences:
- the LOC126673253 gene encoding RNA polymerase II degradation factor 1: MDPPPLSTTSATSAAVTTPTYSTTTAAAIPTTYPDSLDSSPRSRTTESFFDDPPPLPPQLSSKLRFMCSYGGHIVPRPHDKLLCYVGGDTRIVVVDRHTTLSSLCSRLSNTLLNGRSFTLKYQLPSEDLDSLISVTTDEDLDNMIDEYDRTSISNGSSGKSSRLRLFLFPVKPESTQSLGPILESSGKSGDDWFLSALNGGGAASLNRGFSDPSASVNCLLGLDDDSNNGNNNGLNGNLVGGGGGEGLQKKGQDFHSVPDSPMLETTSSFGSTSSSPSLANLPPIRVHVVEDQNNKVVGIEDQFAQISVVGGGGGQKSDEGFMVISSPPPPLPVSLGISAGGGGVAVGTPVTMGAGGGGSEYQNRVFSDDERSDHGAPVGYRKPPTPQTQQQTVVVPQTQQKSGSGGGGSTGAVDLASPDSVSSDCSLSNAINRQKPPAIYQDQAMQFPSGVTRVTANPVDPKFNVSDPNSRGQIQQQVQDGGYVLQQQPQYEQQQLRQPQYEQQQQPQYEQQQPQYEQQQTQQPQPPQQFIHAGAHYIQHHPAGPVPISAYYPMYPPQQQHHLPHHHQLDQQYPVYYMPARQAQPYNLPVQQSSISEQSTPTAHSSRPQTPPNAAMVPPSAAYTQMRNAPVAKSEMAAAGMYRTTTTGAPQLVQVPSSQHQQQYVGYSQVQHPSQSVAPNTAVPANYGYEFADPSHAQIYYTQPLGHAMHSHYQTMNTTAAVGMSENSAQLPNDSIKQQIRTSQPI; this comes from the exons atgGACCCACCACCTCTCTCCACCACCTCCGCCACCTCCGCCGCCGTAACCACCCCCACATATtccaccaccaccgccgccgcaATACCCACGACCTACCCCGACTCGTTAGACTCATCTCCGCGATCCCGAACCACCGAATCCTTCTTCGACGACCCGCCGCCGTTACCGCCGCAGCTTTCTTCAAAGCTCCGCTTCATGTGCTCCTACGGCGGCCACATAGTCCCGCGCCCTCACGATAAGCTGTTATGCTACGTAGGCGGGGACACGCGCATCGTCGTGGTGGATCGTCATACGACGCTGTCGTCTCTGTGTTCGCGTTTGTCGAACACTTTGCTAAACGGCAGGTCGTTTACTCTGAAATATCAGCTGCCGAGTGAGGATTTGGATTCGTTAATTTCAGTTACGACCGATGAGGATTTGGATAACATGATCGACGAGTATGACCGGACGAGTATTAGTAACGGTAGTTCCGGTAAGTCGTCGAGGTTGAGACTGTTTTTGTTTCCGGTGAAGCCTGAGTCGACTCAGTCACTCGGTCCGATTCTGGAGAGTAGTGGGAAGAGTGGGGATGACTGGTTTTTGAGTGCGTTGAATGGCGGCGGCGCCGCTTCTTTAAATAGAGGGTTCTCTGATCCGTCGGCTTCAGTTAATTGTTTGTTGGGGCTTGATGATGATAGTAATAACGGGAATAATAATGGGTTAAATGGTAATTTGGttggtggcggtggtggtgaGGGCTTGCAGAAGAAGGGGCAGGATTTCCATTCGGTGCCGGATTCTCCGATGTTGGAAACGACGTCGTCGTTTGGGTCAACTTCTAGTTCGCCTTCACTTGCTAATTTGCCGCCGATTAGAGTTCATGTTGTGGAGGATCAGAATAATAAGGTTGTGGGTATTGAGGATCAGTTTGCTCAGATCAGTGTTGTCGGCGGCGGCGGCGGGCAGAAATCTGATGAGGGTTTTATGGTGATTTCTTCACCTCCGCCGCCTTTGCCTGTTTCGTTGGGTATTTCTGCAGGTGGAGGTGGTGTGGCTGTGGGGACACCGGTGACTATGGGTGCTGGTGGTGGTGGGAGTGAGTATCAGAATAGGGTTTTTTCTGATGATGAGAGATCAGACCATGGTGCTCCTGTTGGATATAGAAAGCCGCCGACTCCGCAGACACAGCAGCAGACGGTTGTGGTTCCTCAGACTCAACAGAAGTCTGGCAGTGGTGGTGGCGGTAGTACCGGTGCTGTCGATTTGGCTTCTCCGGATTCAGTTTCGAG TGATTGTAGCCTTAGCAATGCTATAAATCGACAAAAACCACCCGCGATCTATCAAGATCAGGCTATGCAATTCCCTTCTGGAGTTACTAGGGTTACTGCTAATCCTGTTGATCCAAAATTCAATGTCTCTGATCCTAATTCTCGGGGGCAGATTCAGCAACAGGTTCAGGACGGCGGGTATGTCTTGCAGCAGCAGCCTCAATACGAACAGCAGCAGCTGCGGCAACCTCAGTACGAACAACAGCAGCAGCCGCAGTACGAGCAACAGCAGCCTCAATACGAACAACAGCAAACGCAACAGCCCCAGCCGCCACAGCAGTTCATTCACGCTGGCGCTCATTATATTCAGCATCATCCTGCAGGGCCAGTGCCTATCTCAGCGTATTACCCTATGTACCCGCCTCAGCAGCAACACCATCTCCCACATCATCATCAGCTAGATCAGCAGTACCCAGTTTATTATATGCCTGCACGGCAAGCCCAACCTTATAATCTCCCCGTGCAGCAATCTAGTATCAGTGAACAATCCACACCGACAGCACATTCTAGCCGACCCCAAACACCTCCTAATGCTGCCATGGTTCCTCCTTCCGCAGCTTACACTCAAATGAGAAATGCTCCTGTTGCTAAATCCGAAATGGCCGCTGCAGGCATGTATAGGACAACAACTACAGGGGCTCCACAATTAGTTCAGGTCCCTTCTAGTCAGCATCAACAGCAGTATGTAGGTTACTCTCAAGTTCAACATCCATCACAGTCCGTCGCACCTAATACTGCAGTCCCTGCTAATTACGGTTACGAGTTTGCGGATCCTTCGCATGCTCAGATATACTATACTCAGCCGCTTGGACATGCGATGCATTCTCATTATCAAACTATGAACACTACAGCTGCTGTAGGAATGTCGGAAAATTCTGCGCAGCTTCCCAACGACAGCATCAAGCAGCAGATTAGAACTTCGCAGCCGATTTAA
- the LOC126673838 gene encoding elongator complex protein 2 — protein sequence MSTTDSNNMSSSVEVKRVFIGAACNRIVNNVSWGASDLVSFGAQNAVSIFCPKTAQILTTLPGHKATVNCTHWIPSNKFAYKAQHLEQHYLLSGDADGAIILWELSLANKKWRQVLQLPQSHKKGVTCITGIMVSQTEAIFASTSSDGAVHIWELVLASSPGGECKLSYLDTLLVGSKPMVVLSMAELPGNSSHIVIAMGGLDSKIHLYCGERTGKFNHACELKAHTDWIRSLDFSLPIFVEGEGNCIFLVSSSQDKAIRIWKMALRGSLANREGTYKKEEVSLASYIEGPVIVVGSSSYQISLESLLIGHDDWVYSVEWQPPSTISGEGTTHHQPQSILSASMDKTMMIWQPERKTGIWMNVVTVGELSHSALGFYGGHWSSDGKSILAHGYGGAFHMWKNVGVGVDNWQPQNVPSGHFAPVTDISWARSGEYILSVSQDQTSRIFAPWKNETSPIDGESWHEIARPQVHGHDMNCVSIIHGKGNHRFISGADEKVARVFEAPLSFLKTLNHASFQNSSFPEDLQADVQILGANMSALGLSQKPIYVHSMHETPNKNENDALDTLESIPDAVPVVFTEPPIEDQLSYNTLWPESHKLYGHGNELFSLCCDHEGKLVASSCKAQSATVAEIWLWQVGSWKAVGRLQSHSLTVTQMEFSHDDSMLLAVSRDRQFSVFTIRKTANDEISYELLARQEAHKRIIWSCSWNPFGHEFATGSRDKTVKIWAVENGNSVKQIMTLPQFKSSITALSWVGIDRQRNQGLLAVGMENGLIELWSLTVKRAEDGSIAAAGVAATLTIQLEPTMCHVSSVNRLTWRNHEKSENCKHLQLASCGADHCLRLFEVIFD from the exons ATGTCTACAACAGACAGCAACAACATGAGCAGTTCAGTTGAGGTAAAAAGAGTGTTCATAGGAGCCGCATGCAACAGAATCGTTAACAATGTCTCATGGGGCGCTTCTGACTTGGTTTCGTTCGGTGCCCAGAACGCCGTTTCCATATTCTGCCCTAAG ACTGCTCAGATTTTGACTACACTACCAGGTCACAAGGCTACAGTTAATTGTACCCATTGGATTCCTAGTAATAAGTTTGCTTACAAAG CACAACACTTAGAGCAGCATTATCTGCTATCTGGAGATGCTGATGGTGCTATCATTCTATGGGAATTATCACTTGCTAACAAAAAG TGGAGGCAAGTGTTACAATTACCACAATCACACAAGAAAGGTGTTACATGCATCACTGGAATTATGGTTTCTCAAACTGAAGCCATCTTTGCATCTACTTCCTCTGATGGTGCAGTTCATATATGGGAACTGGTCCTCGCTTCTTCTCCTGGAG ggGAATGTAAGTTGTCATATCTAGACACCCTTTTGGTTGGTTCAAAGCCTATGGTGGTTCTATCAATGGCCGAATTACCCGGAAATTCCAGTCATATAGTCATTGCCATGGGGGGACTAGATAGCAAGATTCATCTTTACTGCGGGGAGAGGACAGGAAAG TTTAATCATGCTTGTGAGTTGAAAGCACATACAGATTGGATCCGGAGTTTGGACTTCTCATTACCCATATTTGTCGAAGGTGAAGGAAATTGCATTTTTCTTGTAAGTTCTTCTCAAGACAAAGCTATACGCATATGGAAGATGGCTCTACGAGGTTCACTAGCCAACAGAGAGGGTACATACAAGAAAGAGGAAGTAAGCCTGGCATCTTATATCGAAGGTCCCGTAATTGTTGTTGGCTCTTCCTCTTATCAGATATCACTAGAATCACTTCTAATTGGACATGACGATTGGGTTTACTCAGTCGAATGGCAGCCTCCTTCAACCATATCTGGCGAAGGGACAACACACCATCAACCTCAAAGTATATTATCTGCTTCGATGGATAAGACGATGATGATCTGGCAGCCTGAAAGAAAAACTGGTATATGGATGAATGTGGTCACTGTTGGCGAGTTAAGTCATTCTGCACTAGGGTTTTATGGGGGTCACTGGAGCTCAGATGGAAAATCAATTTTAGCTCATGGATATGGAGGGGCCTTCCACATGTGGAAAAATGTTGGTGTCGGCGTGGATAATTGGCAACCACAAAATGTTCCATCCGGGCACTTTGCTCCAGTGACGGACATTTCATGGGCGAGGTCTGGTGAATATATATTATCAGTTAGTCAGGACCAG ACATCTCGTATTTTCGCTCCATGGAAAAATGAAACTTCTCCCATCGATGGGGAGTCCTGGCATGAAATTGCTCGACCTCAAGTTCATGGTCATGATATGAACTGTGTGTCCATCATCCATGGAAAGGGGAACCATCGTTTTATTAGCGGAGCAGATGAGAAAGTTGCCAGAGTTTTTGAAGCTCCTTTgtcttttctgaaaacattgaATCATGCCTCCTTTCAGAACTCTAGTTTTCCTGAAGACTTACAGGCGGACGTTCAAATTTTGGGTGCAAATATGTCTGCTCTTGGTCTGTCACAGAAACCTATTTATGTGCATT cTATGCATGAGACTCCAAACAAAAATGAGAATGATGCTCTGGACACCCTTGAAAGCATTCCCGATGCAGTTCCAGTTGTTTTCACAGAACCTCCCATTGAAGATCAACTGTCATATAATACGCTATGGCCCGAGTCGCATAAGCTTTATGGTCATGGAAATGAATTGTTTTCTTTATGCTGTGACCATGAGGGAAAGCTTGTCGCTTCATCATGCAag GCCCAGTCGGCAACAGTAGCAGAAATATGGCTCTGGCAAGTGGGTTCATGGAAGGCAGTTGGTCGCTTGCAATCACATAGCTTAACAGTGACACAGATGGAATTCTCTCATGATGACAGTATGCTCCTGGCTGTTTCAAGAGATCGGCAATTCTCTGTTTTCACAATTAGAAAAACAG CCAATGATGAAATTAGTTATGAGCTTCTAGCAAGACAGGAGGCTCACAAAAGAATTATATGGTCATGTTCATGGAATCCTTTTGGTCATGAATTTGCAACTGGTTCAAGGGACAAGACAGTCAAGATCTGGGCCGTGGAGAACGGAAATTCAGTTAAACAAATAATGACTCTACCACAGTTCAAAAGCAGTATCACAGCTCTATCTTGGGTTGGTATTGATCGTCAAAGAAACCAAGGCCTTCTTGCGGTTGGAATGGAAAATGGACTAATTGAACTATGGAGTCTCACTGTCAAAAGAGCCGAGGACGGCAGCATTGCAGCTGCAGGAGTAGCAGCTACTCTAACAATACAACTAGAACCTACCATGTGCCATGTTTCTTCAGTGAATCGTCTGACCTGGAGAAACCATGAAAAGAGCGAAAATTGCAAGCATTTGCAACTCGCATCTTGTGGAGCCGATCACTGTCTCAGATTGTTTGAGGTTATTTTTGATTAA